GCGCCGGCGCGCCGATCGCCGCCCGCAGCGCGACGCCGGCGAAGAGGGCGAACCACGGCAGCGTGGCGAGATACGCGTAGCGGTCGGCGACCAGCTGCGGCCCGGCCTGGGTCAGGCCCAGCACGGGGGCCAGCACGATGGCGTAGGCGGCCCAGGTCGCGAGGAGCGCGGGGGCGCGGCGGCGCAGGAGCACGGCGGCGACGGTGAAGCCCACGACCGCGACGACGCAGCCGGCATACGGCCACGCGAGCGGCGAGAGCGTTCCGCGCAGCTCGTACATCGCGACGAGATCGCGCGGCCAGATCGTGCGCGCGAGGTAGAAGCAGAGCCCGTAGGCCGCCTGCGCCACGCGCTCGCCGAGCCCGTGCTGCTCGGTGTCGGGGAGATAGCGGCCGACCGCGAGCCAGGTGACGCCCGCGGACACGAGCCCGAGCCAGGCGAAGGGGAGCTTCTCCGCCAGGACGGTCATCCAGCCGCCGGCGCGCAGGCGGTGCAGCGGCCACGCGTCGAGGACGAGCAGCACGGCGAACAGCGTCATCGCCCACGACTTCGCGCACAGGGACAGCGCGGCGAAGACCACCGACGCCGTGAAGACGCCGAGCCGGATGCCCCGTCCCGGCGCATGCGCGCGCAGATAGGCGAGCACGGCGAGCAGCCAGAAGAGTCCCGCGAGCACGTCGCGACGCTCCGTCGCCCAGGCGACGGACTCGACGCGCAGCGGGTGCACCGCCCACGCCAGCGCGCCGAGCGCGGCGGCGGTGACCAGCGGAGTGGGCGCGATCGGCCAGCCGAGCGCGCGCGGCAGCAGCTCGACGAGCACCAGGGTGAACACGGCGGCGCCGGCGGCGTGCAGGAGGACGTTGGTCAGGTGGTAGCCGACCGGGTTCATGCCCCAGACCGTCCAGTCGAGCGCGAACGTCAGCCACGCGAACGGCTGCCAGTGGCCGCCGATCGTGCTGCTCAGCATCCACCACAGGTGCGAGGGCGACAGGCCGCGATAGTCCGGGTTGCGCAGCAGCGTGAAGTCGTCGTCGAAGGCGACGAAGTCGTTGCCGAGGACGGCGGGCAGGAACACGGCCACGGTGACGCCGGCGACGAGCAGCGCCGCGAGCCGGCGCGCGCGCGGAAGGGAGGCGGGCACGGGGGCGATCTACGCCGGTGGGGTCCGGCGTCGCAACGGCGGCGCCGCGGTCGGGCGACGCAGGCTTGACAGCCGCCCCTCGGTGCTTCGTCTATGCTCCCGGTGCGGGGCGCGGGATGGGTCGTCGTCGGGGTGATGCTGCTCGTCGGGTGCGCGGCCCGGGGGCCGCTGCAGCCGGGCGCGGATCTGCCGCCGTTCACCGAGGCGGCGTTCGCGAGCAAGCCGGGGCGGGTGTTCACCATTCCGACGCCGAAGCCGGGCGAGCCGCCCGCGGTCTCCGTGGTCGGCACGATCACGGCCTACACCGTGCGCGACGGCGACACGCTGCTCGACGTCGCGCGCTGGTACGACCTCGGCCTGAACGAGCTGACCGCGGCGAATCCCGGCGTCGACGTATGGGTGCCGCCCGTCGGCCGCCGGCTCGTCGTGCCGACGTCCTGGGTGCTGCCGTGCTGCACCTACGAGGGCCTCGTCGTGAACATCCCCGAGATGCGCCTCTACTTCTACGAGCAGGCCCCGGGCGATCCGAAGACGACGATCGTGCGCACGTACCCCGTCGGCCTCGGGCGCGACGACCGGCGCACGCCGCGGCGCCCGTTCCGCGTCGTCGGCAAGACCGTGAATCCGACCTGGAACATCCCGCCGCGCATCCGCGCCGACCGCATCCGCGAGAAGGGCGACCGCCGCAGCATGATTCCGGGCGGCCATCCCGACAATCCGCTCGGCCGCTATCGCTTCGACCTCGACATCTCGCCCTACGCGATCCACGGCACGAACATCCCGTGGGGCATCGGCATGCAGGTGAGCAACGGCTGCGCGCGGCTCTATCCCGAGGACGTCGAGCGGCTGTTCCCGCTCGTGCGCATCGGTACGCGCGGGGCGTTCGTCTATCAGCCGGTGAAGGTGGGCCGGCGCGACGGCCGGCTGTGGATCGAGGCGCACGAGGACCTCTACGCGTATCGGCCTGCGCTCCCCGCCGGCGCGAGCGCGTTGCTCCGCCGCGGCGGCCTGCGCGCCGACGCGCCGGCCATCGAGCGCCGCGTACGCGACGCCACCGGCGTCCCCGAGCCCGTCGGCGACGACGCCACGGGGCGCCGCGCGTGAACCTGTCGGGCGCGCGCCCCCTCGTCCTCCTCGCGGTCGTGATCGGCGTCCTGGGGGCGGCGGGCAACGTCGTCTTCCGGCTGGCGATCGAGGGCTTCGGGCTGCTGTTCGGCGCCGTGGCGGCGCCGTTCGGGCATCTGGGCATCCCGTTGGCCCTGCTCGCGGGCGGCGTCGTGCTCCTCGTCCTCGATCGGTTCTTCCCGGGCGAGGTGCTCGGCTACGGCTTTCCGCGCTTCCTCGAGATGCTGCATCTCCAGGGTGCGCGCGTGAAGCGGCGCTGGATCGTGCTGAAGACGCTCGGCACGGGCATCTCGCTCGGCGCCGGCGCCGCGGTCGGTCGCGAGGGGCCGATCGCGCAGATCGGCGGCTCGATCGGCGGCCTCGTCGCGTGGGCGGCGCGGCTCTCGGTCGACGACCGCAAGGTGCTGATCGCGTGCGGCGCTGCGGCCGGCATCGCGGCCACGTTCAACGCGCCGCTGGCGG
The sequence above is a segment of the bacterium genome. Coding sequences within it:
- a CDS encoding L,D-transpeptidase family protein gives rise to the protein MRGAGWVVVGVMLLVGCAARGPLQPGADLPPFTEAAFASKPGRVFTIPTPKPGEPPAVSVVGTITAYTVRDGDTLLDVARWYDLGLNELTAANPGVDVWVPPVGRRLVVPTSWVLPCCTYEGLVVNIPEMRLYFYEQAPGDPKTTIVRTYPVGLGRDDRRTPRRPFRVVGKTVNPTWNIPPRIRADRIREKGDRRSMIPGGHPDNPLGRYRFDLDISPYAIHGTNIPWGIGMQVSNGCARLYPEDVERLFPLVRIGTRGAFVYQPVKVGRRDGRLWIEAHEDLYAYRPALPAGASALLRRGGLRADAPAIERRVRDATGVPEPVGDDATGRRA
- a CDS encoding tetratricopeptide repeat protein, with the translated sequence MPASLPRARRLAALLVAGVTVAVFLPAVLGNDFVAFDDDFTLLRNPDYRGLSPSHLWWMLSSTIGGHWQPFAWLTFALDWTVWGMNPVGYHLTNVLLHAAGAAVFTLVLVELLPRALGWPIAPTPLVTAAALGALAWAVHPLRVESVAWATERRDVLAGLFWLLAVLAYLRAHAPGRGIRLGVFTASVVFAALSLCAKSWAMTLFAVLLVLDAWPLHRLRAGGWMTVLAEKLPFAWLGLVSAGVTWLAVGRYLPDTEQHGLGERVAQAAYGLCFYLARTIWPRDLVAMYELRGTLSPLAWPYAGCVVAVVGFTVAAVLLRRRAPALLATWAAYAIVLAPVLGLTQAGPQLVADRYAYLATLPWFALFAGVALRAAIGAPARRRLIAVAAAVEVAVLALLTVQQSRVWASTEALWAHAVAVQPDNAFARLSLGAALLEAGRPAEAEPQFAALRAIVAANPDDGPARARLGLAEAQLGMAAKRAGRLDEAARRLEAALVLNPHDARLHLNLGSVYLELGRVDEAVRHWDDMFHLAPDDPKVRNELGGALLQIERFADAERMFAAAAEATPRDPAVWINLGVAQWQQDRRADAIASWERAVAADPSNAEAKDLLAQARAAGAAP